The Aminipila terrae nucleotide sequence TTTTACAATAATCATCTATTTATTACAACAAAAACTTGTATTAATTTGAATAACATTTAATAATCGCTTTTGCACAAGAGTCGTAACTTGTTGCAATTTGGAATATTTTAGGTTATAATTTTAGATATAGATTTTATAAATGTAATAAAAAGTAATATTGGGTGTTTTTAAATAAAGTTTTTATTGTTTATGAAACTTGTGATGATAAAACTTATGTGTATTAGGGGGAAATTTTATATGGATAATAATTTAAATAACCAGCAAAATGATGAACAGAGCAACCAGCAAGCTGAACAGCAGAGCAACCAGCAAACTGAACAAGAGAGCAACCAGCAAACCGAACAGCAAAGCAACCAGCAAACTGAACAGCAGAGCAATCAGCAAACTGAACAGCAGATTAATCAACAAACTGTTAAACAAAGTCAGCAACAAGCTAACAAACAGAATTATCAACAATATTACCAACCATATATACAGCAGAATAACCAACGAAACAATCAGCAGAATAACCAGCAGCAATCCCCATCTAATGGTAAGGCGGTGGCTTCTCTGGTTTTAGGTATTGTTGGTTTGGTTTGTGTCATTTTTGCTTATACCGCATTTCTTGGAATGATTCTGGCAATTGTAGGAATTGTTTTAGGTACATTAGCTAAAAATGAGCAGCCTTCAAGTATGGCAACCGCTGGAATCGTATTAAGCATAGTTGCACTGGGGCTTTGTGCTGTTGCACTTGTAGCATGTGTTTCATGTGCTGGTGCTTTGGCTGCTTTATAATTAAAATATGCTAAATTAAGAGACGGGCGATTACTGTTTTATTCAGTTAATAGCCCGTTTTATTATTGGAGGATAAATGTATGTTTTCCGTTCTAAATATTTGTGGTCTTAAGATTGCTTCTTATGGTTTAGTCAACCTGATTGCATTTACAGTAGGAATAGTAATCGCTTGTTTGAGAGCAAAAAAAAATGGCATCTCCCCAGAGCAAGAGTTCTTAATGTTACTTCACGCATTAATCGGTGCTATTGTGGGAGGGAAATTACTATATTTAATATGTAGCCTTGGAGACATCTGGAACAATAAAGCTATAATATTTAAGGATATAAACCATTTTACTTCTTATATGGAAGGTGGTTTCGTCTTTTATGGGGGGCTGTTAGGAGGATTAGCTGCAGCCTTTTTATATTGTCATTACTATAAGAAACCTCCAGTGAAAATGATTGAATTATCTGTGCCATCTATACCTTTAATTCATGGTATTGGCAGAATCGGCTGTTTCATGGCCGGATGCTGCTATGGTATACCTGTCAAATCAAAAATAAGTGTAGTTTATACTAATTCAATTGCTGCTCCAAATGGTATTCCTATTTTTCCAATACAACTTTTGGAAGCTGGAATAAATTTTACATTGTTTATAATCCTAATGATTTATTCCCAAAAGCCTCATAAACCATATAAACTATTGGGGCTGTATTTAACGTTTTACTCCATAGAAAGATTTTTCCTTGAATTTTTAAGGGGCGATAGTATCCGGGGAGTGTATTGGGGAATATCATCCTCTCAGTGGATCAGCCTTATTATTATTTTACCTCTAGGAATATTCTTATTTACCTCTAGTCGTTTAAAAAATTAATTTGCACTGATATTTGCTATTTTTCTGATTCTTAACTTATTCTGAATTTATTTATAATAATGTTGAAAACCAACGGCTCATAGTTATAATGAAATAACAGTCTATTGCAATTTACTACAATAAAGGAGAGAAAATGAGGGATAACAAGAGATTTCACTTGCTGCTATTCGTCACGTTACTTGGCATTTTAACCTGGTCGGTCATAAACCCTAAAGACTTGTTTACATGGTTTTTAGAAGTCCTGCCAGCACTAATAGGAATTCTTATATTATTATACCTGTATCCCAAATATAAGCTATCCGATTTGGCCTACATATTGATTTTAATACATGCAACAATTCTAATAATTGGCGGTCACTATACTTATGCGGAAATGCCTGTTTTTAACTGGATCAGAGATACCTTTCACTTAAGCAGGAATTACTATGACAGATTAGGCCACTTTGCGCAGGGTTTCATTCCTGCCATCATTACAAGAGAAATACTTATAAGAAATGAAGTTCTAAATAAAAAGAAATATATGCCTTTTTTGGTTGTTTCTATATGTCTTTCCATTAGTGCAACTTATGAGCTATTTGAATTTTCAATTGCAAAGCTTACCGGTGACAGTGCAGAAGCATTTTTAGGTACACAGGGTGACATTTGGGATACACAATGGGATATGTTAATGGCCTTAATTGGTTCCATCACTTCTTTATGTTTACTAAGTAACTACCATGACAAAGAATTATTAAAGATGAACTAATTACATAAAATCAGCCGCTTCAGAGCTCTTTCTGAAACGGCTGACAGATAATTTATTTTCTTTATCGGTATTTATCTTTTTACCCAAAGAGGCTTTAAACCAGCTTTCCTCTATAAGTAAATGCTTGGTTTAGTAGTCGTTTCGGATGCAACCGCAGATTTTATCATATCTATTTCATATGTTGTTTCGGGACTCATACCACAGCGTTTATTGTTTCTTCTGTTTTCTCTCTCTGAATTTATATCACTTACACCTTTTACCAGATTGCATAAACCTGCTTCAAGGTCCTGCAGCCCCTCAGTAACACTTTGGATTCCTTCACAAAGACAGCAGTTTTGCAGTTGGCACAATCCTTCCTGCACACCCTTCACACCATCCTTGAGGTCGCAAACACCTTCTTTAATACCCATATTA carries:
- a CDS encoding prolipoprotein diacylglyceryl transferase, which translates into the protein MFSVLNICGLKIASYGLVNLIAFTVGIVIACLRAKKNGISPEQEFLMLLHALIGAIVGGKLLYLICSLGDIWNNKAIIFKDINHFTSYMEGGFVFYGGLLGGLAAAFLYCHYYKKPPVKMIELSVPSIPLIHGIGRIGCFMAGCCYGIPVKSKISVVYTNSIAAPNGIPIFPIQLLEAGINFTLFIILMIYSQKPHKPYKLLGLYLTFYSIERFFLEFLRGDSIRGVYWGISSSQWISLIIILPLGIFLFTSSRLKN
- a CDS encoding DUF2238 domain-containing protein, with protein sequence MRDNKRFHLLLFVTLLGILTWSVINPKDLFTWFLEVLPALIGILILLYLYPKYKLSDLAYILILIHATILIIGGHYTYAEMPVFNWIRDTFHLSRNYYDRLGHFAQGFIPAIITREILIRNEVLNKKKYMPFLVVSICLSISATYELFEFSIAKLTGDSAEAFLGTQGDIWDTQWDMLMALIGSITSLCLLSNYHDKELLKMN